One Penicillium oxalicum strain HP7-1 chromosome III, whole genome shotgun sequence genomic region harbors:
- a CDS encoding RNA-binding protein rsd1, with translation MSGLDVEALLESTAASAEIAANKTEEHDDRSRADPSETRDRDLSRERRRRRDRSRDRRRDVDGDEDMKSPHSEHGSANGSHRSRKRSRSRDSERRRSRRDRDGYRSSGDFYRGPGRARTRSRSPYDDRHYRPSRREREEERRPRRDRDGGRRRSPSRRSPSKSPELNEDERDKRTIFVQQLAARLRTKELMAFFEQAGPVKEAQIVKDRVSGRSKGVGYVEFKSEDSVPAAIQLTGQKLLGIPIIAQLTEAEKNRQARNPEASSGPSHSAPFHRLYVGNVHFSITESDLRNVFEPFGELEFVQLQKDETGRSKGYAFVQFRDPNQAREALEKMNGFDLAGRAIRVGLGNDKFTPDSNANRQQGASANQPNFQGSSFSGHGGRGVQAGGSSNFDRAGGGRDTDKGTGASALDDTDVAGVNFNNYSRDALMRKLARTDEPEPSADESQNILRPKTEIKPLPVNVNMASRCVMLRNMFDPAEETGESWIKELEDDVRQECEDKYGHVVHISLDPNSQGDIYLKFDRVQGGENAIKGLNGRFFGGRRITAQPVVDAVYSSLFSRTKAI, from the exons ATGTCAGGTCTTGATGTAGAGGCTCTCCTCGAGTCTACAGCTGCTTCTGCTGAAATTGCCGCCAACAAGACAGAAGAACATGATGATCGCTCCCGAGCAGATCCTTCCGAAACCCGCGATCGTGATCTGTCCCGAGAGCGACGCCGACGCCGTGACCGCAGCCGTGACCGCCGCCGGGAtgtcgatggcgatgaggacATGAAGAGCCCACACAGCGAGCATGGCAGTGCTAACGGAAGCCATAGAAGCCGGAAGAGAAGCCGAAGTCGTGACAGCGAGCGACGACGCTCGCGTCGCGATCGCGATGGCTATCGCTCAAGCGGTGACTTCTACCGTGGGCCCGGACGCGCCCGAACTCGCTCGCGCTCGCCTTACGATGACCGTCACTATCGCCCATCACGACGTGAacgggaagaagaaagacgtCCTCGGCGAGATCGCGATGGTGGTCGGCGCCGTAGCCCTAGTCGCCGCAGCCCGAGCAAGTCTCCTGAACTgaacgaagatgagagagaTAAGAGAACCATCTTCGTCCAACAGTTGGCTGCTCGTCTGAGAACCAAGGAACTGATGGCATTCTTCGAGCAAGCCGGCCCTGTGAAAGAGGCTCAGATTGTCAAGGACCGAGTGAGCGGAAGATCTAAAGG TGTCGGTTATGTCGAGTTCAAAAGCGAAGACTCCGTCCCGGCCGCCATTCAACTTACCGGCCAAAAACTTCTAGGCATTCCTATCATTGCGCAGCTCACTGAGGCTGAAAAAAATCGTCAAGCCCGCAACCCCGAAGCGAGCTCAGGGCCGTCCCACTCGGCGCCATTCCACCGACTCTATGTGGGTAATGTCCACTTCAGCATCACCGAAAGTGATCTTCGGAATGTCTTTGAACCATTTGGCGAGCTCGAGTTTGTTCAGCTACAAAAGGACGAGACCGGTCGAAGCAAGGGCTATGCGTTTGTGCA ATTCCGAGACCCGAACCAAGCGCGAGAGgctttggagaagatgaatggCTTTGATCTTGCCGGTCGAGCCATTCGAGTAGGCCTTGGCAACGATAAGTTCACCCCCGATTCGAACGCGAATCGTCAACAGGGCGCGTCTGCAAACCAACCGAATTTCCAGGGCTCCTCATTTTCCGGCCATGGAGGCCGCGGTGTCCAGGCTGGTGGCTCGAGTAACTTTGACCGAGCCGGTGGTGGTCGAGATACTGATAAGGGGACCGGTGCAAGTGCCCTTGATGACACAGACGTTGCGGGTGTGAACTTCAACAACTACAGTAGAGATGCATTGATGAGGAAGCTTGCACGAACAGATGAACCAGAGCCTTCCGCCGACGAATCGCAGAACATTCTTCGACCCAAGACCGAGATCAAGCCGCTGCCTGTCAATGTGAACATGGCCAGTCGGTGTGTCATGCTTCGAAACATGTTTGATCCCGCTGA GGAAACCGGTGAATCATGGATCAAGGAACTTGAGGACGATGTCCGCCAAGAGTGCGAGGACAAATATGGCCACGTTGTCCACATCTCATTGGATCCAAACTCACAAGGCGATATATACCTCAAGTTTGATCGAGTTCAAGGTGGTGAGAATGCCATCAAGGGTCTAAATGGTCGCTTCTTTGGTGGCAGACGCATCACAGCTCAACCCGTGGTAGACGCTGTTTACAGCAGCCTCTTCAGTCGCACCAAGGCCATTTAA
- a CDS encoding Ceramide very long chain fatty acid hydroxylase SCS7 produces the protein MPGRTLPTLTPAQVESHNTAKSCYITIGRNVYDVTDFVEDHPGGGDLILEYAGKDVEEIMKDEISHEHSEAAYEILTDYHVGFLGPEATGKSLANVRADGGAPVQPVYASTGMSREEDLSIDTDYTQDYKTYKFLDLNKPLFAQLWYGNFSKEFYLEQIHRPRHYKGGDSAPLFGNFLEPLTKTAWYVVPLVWLPLIFYGTVIASRGLGDPIPAVAYWVGGLCIWTLVEYVLHRFLFHLDEWLPDNRVGLTLHFLLHGIHHYLPMDRYRLVMPPTLFVILALPFWKLAHTVFFYNWFAATQVYCGGIFGYVCYDLTHYFIHHRNLPLYYKELKKYHLAHHYADYENGFGVTSRFWDRIFGTELDTPVPKAVKAQ, from the exons ATGCCAGGTCGAACCCTGCCGACACTTACGCCGGCACAGGTAGAATCGCACAACACCGCAAAATCATGCTACATCACGATCGGTCGCAACGTCTACGATGTCACAGATTTTGTTGAGGACCATCCAGGTGGCGGTGATCTGATTCTGGAGTACGCTGGCAAGGACGTGGAGGAGATCATGAAGGATGAGATCTCTCACGAACACTCGGAGGCTGCCTATGAGATTTTGACCGATTATCACGTTGGATTTCTTGGTCCAGAGGCAACTGGAAAATCTCTGGCAAACGTTCGTGCCGACGGCGGTGCCCCGGTGCAGCCTGTGTATGCAAGCACGGGGATGTCCCGGGAGGAGGACTTGTCGATCGATACGGACTACACCCAGGACTACAAGACATACAAGTTCCTGGACCTGAATAAACCGCTTTTTGCGCAGCTTTGGTACGGCAATTTCTCCAAGGAATTCTATCTCGAGCAGATCCACCGCCCACGACATTACAAAGGTGGTGATTCCGCTCCACTCTTTGGCAATTTTCTCGAGCCTCTCACAAAGACCGCTTGGTATGTGGTGCCGCTCGTCTGGCTGCCGCTCATCTTCTACGGCACTGTGATTGCATCAAGGGGCCTTGGAGATCCGATTCCGGCCGTTGCATACTGGGTTGGTGGGCTCTGCATTTGGACTTTGGTCGAATACGTCCTGCAccgcttcctcttccaccttgATGA GTGGCTCCCGGACAACCGGGTTGGATTGactcttcatttccttcttCATGGTATCCATCATTACCTGCCCATGGATCGTTATCGTCTGGTCATGCCTCCCACACTCTTTGTGATTCTCGCTTTACCTTTCTGGAAGCTGGCCCATACTGTCTTCTTCTACAACTGGTTTGCGGCTACACAAGTGTATTGTGGTGGCATCTTTGGTTACGTCTGCTATGACCTGACGCACTATTTCATTCACCATCGCAA CCTTCCCTTGTACTACAAGGAGTTGAAGAAGTACCATCTCGCGCACCACTACGCCGACTACGAGAATGGATTCGGCGTGACAAGCCGATTCTGGGACCGAATTTTCGGGACCGAGTTGGATACTCCAGTGCCCAAGGCTGTCAAGGCCCAGTGA
- a CDS encoding Coatomer subunit delta, with product MVVLAASICTRGGKAVLSRQFRDIPRSRIEALLASFPKLADSQTQHTTVEQDNVRFVYQPLDELYMVLITNRQSNILQDIDSLHLFAQVTTSICKSLDEREILRNAFELLSAYDELVTLGYRENLSLAQIKTFLEMESSEERIQEIIERNKELEASEERKRKAKQLEMQRKEAARSSRGAAPRAPNYPAYTPPARPSVPETFDSYEAEKKKTFAKPLPTRGKGMQLGKKSKATDIYEKVRGDLGPQIEESSPLVTPQASTPVQEPSSARVSLTGDREPVHVTIAETISATLTREGVVKSFEVKGDLQLRITDPAFTKIRLDLRANPTQGAQFRTHPNVDKALFTNTSAIQLKDTTKRFPANNSIGVLKWRVASTADNAELLPITFTVWVNKGSDSTTVTVEYELNGTDSLRDVVVTIPYGSSEPAVASFDAVYEVSGDSLDWNLGTVDESNSSGSFEFESTGDGDENEFFPMSVRFTKTEPFVDVDVLDALLLEMGGESTGFSKDISSVAENYLIE from the exons ATG GTCGTCCTCGCTGCATCCATCTGTACCCGCGGAGGTAAAGCTGTTCTTTCGCGCCAATTTCGGGATATTCCTCGCTCGCGCATTGAAGCTCTCCTGGCCTCGTTCCCCAAGCTTGCGGACTCGCAGACCCAGCATACTACGGTCGAACAGGACAATGTGCGATTTGTGTACCAGCCATTGGATGAGCTCTACATGGTTCTCATTACCAATCGTCAATCGAACATTTTGCAAGACATCGACAGTTTGCATCTCTTTGCGCAAGTGACCACAAGCATCTGCAAGAGTCTCGACGAACGAGAGATCCTCCGCAATGCGTTCGAGCTGCTCAGCGCATATGATGAGCTGGTGACATTGGGATACCGAGAGAATCTGTCGCTCGCGCAGATCAAAACATTCCTGGAGATGGAAAGTAGCGAGGAGCGTATTCAAGAGATCATTGAGCGG AACAAAGAACTTGAGGCCAGCGAAGAACGCAAACGTAAAGCCAAGCAATTGGAGATGCAGCGCAAGGAAGCTGCTCGCTCAAGCCGTGGTGCAGCTCCGCGCGCACCCAACTATCCTGCCTACACACCTCCCGCGCGCCCGTCGGTTCCCGAGACTTTTGATTCTTATGAGgcggaaaagaagaagaccttcGCCAA GCCGCTCCCCACTCGTGGCAAGGGCATGCAGCTTGGCAAGAAGTCCAAGGCGACCGATATCTATGAGAAGGTTCGCGGCGATTTAGGCCCGCAAATCGAAGAGTCCAGCCCACTGGTCACTCCTCAGGCGTCGACTCCGGTGCAAGAACCCTCCTCTGCTCGCGTTTCTCTCACAGGAGACCGTGAGCCTGTTCATGTCACAATCGCCGAGACCATCTCCGCCACGCTTACTCGTGAAGGTGTGGTCAAGTCATTCGAGGTCAAGGGTGACCTCCAACTTCGCATTACCGACCCCGCTTTCACCAAGATTCGTCTGGACCTCAGGGCCAATCCTACCCAGGGTGCCCAGTTCCGGACTCATCCAAATGTCGACAAGGCCCTTTTCACAAACACATCAGCCATTCAGCTGAAGGATACTACAAAACGGTTCCCTGCCAATAACTCAATCGGTGTGCTAAAGTGGCGCGTGGCAAGCACGGCTGACAATGCCGAGCTCCTTCCCATCACTTTCACTGTGTGGGTGAACAAAGGATCCGACTCAACCACTGTCACCGTGGAATATGAGCTGAACGGCACAGACAGTTTGCGTGATGTTGTGGTCACAATTCCCTACGGTTCGTCAGAACCTGCGGTCGCCAGCTTCGATGCGGTCTATGAGGTGTCTGGCGATAGCCTGGACTGGAATCTCGGCACAGTAGACGAGTCAAACTCTTCGGGTAGCTTCGAATTCGAGTCTACAGGGGATGGCGATGAGAACGAGTTCTTCCCCATGAGTGTTCGCTTCACCAAGACCGAGCCATTTGTTGATGTCGATGTGCTCGATGCATTGTTGCTGGAGATGGGCGGTGAAAGTACCGGGTTCTCCAAGGACATCAGCAGTGTGGCGGAGAACTACCTGATTGAATAA